One genomic region from Halobacteriovorax sp. HLS encodes:
- a CDS encoding DegT/DnrJ/EryC1/StrS aminotransferase family protein: MEISFYDFEKLHNEEFRQEVKSLLGEIIDKNAFAEGEYNKKFEEDFAKMQGAKKCALVANGTDAIEMSLEILGIGHGDKVGVPGITFYATIEAVLNRGATPIYVDVNPIDGLICPDSVKRLSEKHELKAIIPVHIYGLPAPIAELEQICNPKNIKIVEDAAQAQGTFLPTGPVGSSNNLTTFSFYPTKNLAAFGDAGAVLMPSEELYNKIKVVGNHGRGDDEAYGRNSRCDHLQAAVLYKKLEKIEGYNKERKSNAALYHKHLEGASVRTLPQKYIETSSWHLYPVQCESVEQRIKLADLLKEKGVSTTPFYDQAISEMTPFKGFEGEDTNAKNFAGRTLCLPMTPFLTEEQIKYISEIIKNA; the protein is encoded by the coding sequence ATGGAAATATCATTTTACGATTTTGAAAAATTACACAACGAAGAATTTAGACAAGAAGTTAAATCTCTCTTAGGTGAAATCATCGATAAGAATGCTTTTGCTGAAGGTGAGTATAATAAAAAGTTTGAAGAAGACTTTGCGAAGATGCAAGGAGCGAAGAAATGTGCTCTCGTTGCAAATGGAACTGATGCTATCGAAATGTCTCTTGAGATTTTAGGTATCGGCCACGGTGATAAAGTTGGCGTTCCAGGAATTACTTTTTATGCAACGATTGAGGCCGTACTAAATAGAGGAGCTACACCAATATATGTAGATGTTAATCCTATCGATGGCTTAATATGCCCTGACTCAGTTAAAAGACTTAGTGAAAAGCATGAGCTAAAAGCAATTATCCCTGTTCATATATACGGACTACCTGCTCCTATTGCTGAACTTGAGCAGATTTGTAACCCGAAGAATATTAAGATTGTAGAAGATGCAGCTCAGGCCCAGGGAACATTTCTTCCAACAGGCCCTGTTGGTTCATCAAACAACTTAACAACTTTTTCTTTTTATCCAACAAAGAACTTAGCAGCCTTTGGTGACGCAGGAGCGGTTCTTATGCCGAGTGAGGAACTTTATAATAAGATTAAAGTCGTAGGAAATCATGGTCGTGGTGACGATGAAGCCTATGGAAGAAACTCTCGTTGTGATCATCTTCAGGCAGCAGTTCTTTATAAAAAACTTGAAAAAATTGAGGGTTATAATAAAGAGAGAAAGTCTAATGCAGCCCTTTACCATAAGCATTTAGAAGGTGCTAGCGTAAGAACTCTTCCTCAAAAATATATTGAAACATCTTCGTGGCATCTCTACCCTGTTCAATGTGAAAGTGTAGAGCAGAGAATCAAGCTAGCTGACCTATTAAAAGAAAAAGGCGTTTCTACAACACCTTTCTATGATCAAGCAATTAGTGAAATGACTCCATTCAAAGGTTTTGAAGGAGAAGATACAAATGCTAAGAACTTCGCAGGAAGAACTCTCTGTCTTCCTATGACTCCTTTCTTAACTGAAGAACAGATAAAATATATTTCCGAAATCATCAAAAATGCATAA